A genomic window from Salvia miltiorrhiza cultivar Shanhuang (shh) chromosome 5, IMPLAD_Smil_shh, whole genome shotgun sequence includes:
- the LOC131024815 gene encoding leucine-rich repeat receptor protein kinase HPCA1-like isoform X1 produces the protein MCWAIRLCCLVALVRVLGVVASTNNIDDYVGLRALMDGWDNFPPNWDGADPCGSGWEGISCNNGGRVDSITLASINISGQLASDIDKLSDLKILDLSYNTGITGELPSSIGNLKNLTSLIVVGCGFSGQIPPSIGSLQKLVYLSLNLNNFIGEIPASIGNLSNLFWLDIADNKLTGSIPVSKGSTPGLDMLVSAKHFHFGGNQLSGQIPPQLFSSKLPLKHLLLENNRLTGSIPSSLGLVQTLEVIRLDKNLLSGAVPDNLNNLSNIQELYLANNKLTGPLPNLTAMHSLNYVDLSNNTFEETDVPPWFLSLQSLTSLIMENTHIKGELPVSLFSLAQLQTVVLRKNHINGTLNIGSNLNDQLKLIDLQNNFIDAFSPRAGYTAEIILVGNPICNEGITEEYCTVSQNRSDDTYELPNKDCPADLKCSNGEILSPTCKCAYPYSGSLRFRAPSFSDYGSTSTYESLEAALIESFKLHEQPVDSVSILVNPMKNAVGYLVLGLHIFPSDQPYFTRTGIVEIGFMLSNQTFKPPHEFGPFFFKGDVYQYFPDLIGDKHKSSLSKEVIIGAAVGACLLLLLLVVAGVYAFRQKKIAKTASKRSDPFGSWDPNSDSGGVPQLKGGRSFTFEEIKKCTNNFSTTNEIGSGGYGKVYRGTLVNGQLVAIKRAQQGSTQGAMEFKTEIELLSRVHHKNVVGLVGFCFDKGEQMLIYEYVTNGTLKDSLTGKTGIRLDWSRRLRIALGAGRGVHYLHEQANPPIIHRDIKSNNILLDERLNAKVADFGLSKSKPMSEQDKSHLTTQVKGTMGYLDPEYYMTQQLTEKSDVYSFGVVMLELLTSRTPIMKGKYVVREVKEALDKSKNLYNLEPVLDPIVASNVAPGSVERFVDVALRCVQESGVNRPNMSEVVKEIENIMDIAGLNPSNESASTSDNYEGISKGSKDPYANESLFSYSGDYSPAKSESK, from the exons ATGTGTTGGGCGATTCGTCTTTGTTGTCTCGTTGCTTTGGTTCGAGTTCTTGGTGTAGTAGCTTCGACGAATAATATAGATGATT ATGTTGGTCTGAGGGCTTTGATGGATGGCTGGGATAACTTTCCACCAAATTGGGACGGCGCTGATCCATGTGGAAGTGGTTGGGAAGGGATCAGCTGCAACAACGGTGGTCGCGTTGATTCCAT CACTTTAGCAAGCATAAATATAAGCGGTCAGCTAGCATCAGACATTGATAAACTATCTGACTTGAAGATTTT GGATCTTTCGTATAACACAGGCATCACCGGAGAGCTTCCTTCATCAATAGGAAATTTGAAGAACTTGACCAGCTT AATCGTCGTTGGTTGTGGATTTAGCGGCCAGATACCACCCTCAATCGGATCTCTACAAAAGCTGGTTTACCT GTCCCTCAACTTGAACAACTTCATTGGTGAGATCCCGGCTTCCATTGGTAATTTGTCGAATCTTTTTTGGCTTGACATAGCTGATAACAAGCTCACCGGAAGCATCCCCGTCTCCAAGGGAAGCACGCCAGGCCTTGATATGCTTGTTTCTGCAAAGCACTT CCATTTTGGAGGGAATCAGTTGTCTGGTCAAATACCACCTCAGCTATTCAGCTCAAAGCTACCTCTTAAACATTT GCTTCTCGAAAACAATCGGCTTACTGGCAGCATTCCCTCCTCATTGGGGCTAGTACAGACTTTGGAGGTTAT ACGGCTTGACAAGAACTTGTTAAGTGGAGCTGTTCCAGACAACCTCAACAACCTCAGCAACATCCAAGAGCT GTACTTGGCAAACAATAAGCTGACAGGACCTTTGCCCAACCTTACCGCCATGCATTCCCTCAACTACGT GGACTTAAGCAATAATACTTTCGAAGAAACGGATGTTCCACCGTGGTTCTTATCTCTGCAGTCCTTGACTTCACT GATAATGGAGAACACACACATTAAAGGGGAACTGCCTGTTTCCTTGTTTAGCCTTGCTCAGCTGCAAACTGT CGTATTGAGGAAAAATCATATAAACGGCACGTTGAATATTGGCTCCAACCTCAACGACCAACTGAAGTTGATTGATCTGCAAAACAACTTCATTGATGCATTCTCTCCAAGAGCTGGTTATACTGCTGAAATAAT TCTTGTTGGAAATCCAATATGTAATGAAGGAATCACAGAGGAATACTGCACCGTCTCTCAAAACCGGTCTGATGACACATACGAGTTGCCAAATAAAGACTGCCCAGCTGATTTAAAATGTAGCAATGGTGAGATTTTAAGTCCAACCTGCAAATGTGCATATCCTTACTCGGGAAGCTTGAGATTTCGGGCGCCTTCCTTCTCTGACTACGGAAGCACAAGTACGTACGAATCACTTGAAGCAGCACTGATTGAATCATTCAAGTTACATGAGCAGCCCGTGGATTCAGTATCAATATTGGTTAATCCAATGAAGAATGCCGTTGGCTATCTTGTGTTGGGTCTTCACATCTTCCCCTCCGATCAGCCTTACTTCACCCGGACAGGGATTGTTGAAATAGGATTCATGCTAAGCAATCAAACTTTCAAGCCTCCACATGAGTTTGGACCCTTTTTTTTCAAGGGAGATGTATACCAATACTTTCCAG ACCTCATTGGAGATAAGCACAAATCAAGTCTAAGCAAGGAGGTTATCATTGGAGCCGCGGTTGGTGCATGCCTTCTGCTTCTGTTGCTGGTGGTGGCCGGAGTTTATGCATTCCGTCAGAAGAAAATAGCCAAAACAGCTTCCAAAAGGAGTGATCCGTTTG GATCATGGGACCCCAACTCAGACAGCGGTGGAGTTCCGCAGTTGAAAGGAGGCAGAAGCTTCACGTTCGAGGAAATCAAGAAATGCACCAACAACTTCTCTACAACGAATGAGATTGGAAGTGGTGGCTATGGAAAG GTATACAGAGGAACACTTGTGAATGGACAGCTAGTTGCAATAAAAAGAGCTCAGCAAGGGTCAACACAGGGGGCAATGGAGTTCAAGACTGAGATTGAGCTTCTCTCAAGGGTTCATCACAAAAACGTCGTAGGTTTAGTCGGTTTTTGTTTCGACAAAGGTGAACAGATGTTGATCTACGAGTATGTCACCAACGGCACGTTGAAGGATAGTCTCACCG GGAAAACGGGGATCAGGTTGGACTGGAGTAGAAGGCTGAGAATAGCTCTTGGAGCAGGCAGAGGGGTGCATTATTTGCATGAGCAAGCAAACCCTCCCATCATACATAGGGATATTAAATCAAACAATATCTTATTGGATGAACGTTTGAACGCCAAAGTAGCAGATTTTGGTCTCTCTAAGTCTAAGCCAATGTCTGAACAGGACAAGAGTCATCTCACCACTCAAGTTAAAGGCACAATG GGCTACTTGGACCCCGAATACTACATGACGCAGCAGTTGACTGAGAAGAGCGACGTGTACAGCTTTGGAGTGGTGATGCTGGAGCTTCTGACATCGAGAACCCCTATCATGAAGGGAAAATACGTGGTGAGGGAGGTCAAGGAGGCGCTCGACAAGAGCAAGAATTTGTACAACCTCGAGCCCGTCCTGGACCCAATAGTGGCGTCCAACGTGGCGCCCGGGAGCGTGGAGAGGTTCGTTGATGTGGCGCTGAGGTGTGTCCAGGAATCGGGCGTTAATAGGCCGAACATGAGTGAGGTGGTGAAGGAGATCGAGAACATCATGGATATTGCAGGATTGAATCCTAGTAATGAATCTGCATCAACATCAGACAATTATGAAGGAATCAGTAAAGGATCCAAGGATCCTTATGCTAATGAAAGCCTGTTTTCATACAGTGGGGATTATTCTCCGGCCAAGTCGGAATCCAAGTAG
- the LOC131024817 gene encoding uncharacterized protein LOC131024817 isoform X1, whose protein sequence is MANARESDPNLGYLTKKETEVKLPRPTRVKNKTPASIQITAEQILREARERQEAEIRPPKQKITDSTELGDYRLRKRKEFEDLIRRVRWNKSVWVKYAKWEESQKDFARARSVWERALEVDYRDHTLWLKYADFEMKNKFVNHARNVWDHATQLLPRVDQLWYKYIHMEEILGNVAAARQIFERWMKWMPDQQGWLSYIKFELRYNEVERAREIFERFVDCHPKVSAWIRFSKFEMKNGEIARARNCYERAVNKLGDDEEAEELFVAFAEFEEKCKETERARCIYKFALDHIPKGRAEELYKKFVAFEKQYGDREGIEDAIVGKRRFQYEDEVRKNPLNYDVWFDYIRLEESCGDRQRIEDVYERAIANLPPAQEKRYWQRYIYMWINYVLYEELDAQDVDRTRDIYNLCLKMIPHEKFSFAKIWLMAAQFEIRQLNIDRARKILGSAIGMAPKDKIFKKYIEIELQLGNIERCRKLYEKYLEWSPENCYAWSKYAELERSLSETERARALFELAIDQPALDMPELLWKAYIDFEISESEYERTRALYERLLNRTKHLKVWISYAKFEASAMEEVLLDSELSESEYKKKCLERARAVFERALSYFRTSAPELKEERAMLLDEWLNTEKGFGELGNVDLVTAKLPKKLKKRRHIETEDGPAGYEEYIDYLFPEETQTTNLKILEAAYKWKKQKIVSDDD, encoded by the exons ATGGCTAACGCGAGAGAATCCGATCCGAATTTGGGCTATCTAACGAAGAAGGAAACGGAGGTGAAGCTGCCTCGACCTACCCGCGTCAAGAACAAGACGCCGGCTTCGATACAAATCACTGCCGAGCAAATCCTCCGCGAAGCTCGAGAGCGTCAGGAGGCAGAAATCCGGCCGCCAAAGCAGAAAATAACCGACTCCACCGAGCTCGGAGATTACCGGCTCCGGAAACGCAAGGAATTCGAAGATTTAATTCGAAGAGTGCGGTGGAACAAGAGTGTGTGGGTGAAGTATGCGAAATGGGAAGAGTCGCAGAAGGATTTCGCCCGAGCTCGGTCAGTGTGGGAGCGCGCGCTGGAGGTGGATTATAGGGACCATACATTGTGGTTGAAGTATGCTGATTTTGAGATGAAGAATAAGTTTGTCAATCACGCTCGGAATGTATGGGATCATGCGACGCAGTTGTTGCCGAGGGTGGATCAGCTGTGGTACAAGTATATTCACATGGAGGAGATTTTGGGGAATGTGGCTGCCGCGAGGCAGATTTTTGAGAGGTGGATGAAGTGGATGCCTGATCAGCAAGGATGGCTTTCGTATATTAAGTTTGAACTCAGGTATAATGAGGTTGAAAGGGCCAGAGAGATTTTTGAGCGTTTTGTGGACTGTCACCCCAAGGTCAGTGCGTGGATTAGGTTTTCTAAGTTTGAGATGAAGAATGGGGAGATAGCGCGTGCGAGGAATTGTTACGAGAGGGCCGTGAATAAGTTGGGGGATGATGAGGAGGCAGAGGAGTTGTTTGTAGCATTTGCAGAGTTTGAAGAGAAATGTAAGGAGACAGAAAGAGCTAGATGCATATATAAGTTTGCACTAGATCATATTCCAAAGGGACGGGCAGAAGAGCTGTATAAGAAGTTTGTTGCATTTGAGAAGCAATATGGTGACAGGGAAGGAATTGAGGATGCTATTGTTGGAAAGAGGAGGTTTCAGTATGAGGATGAGGTCAGGAAGAACCCACTTAATTATGATGTGTGGTTTGATTATATTCGATTGGAAGAGAGTTGTGGGGACAGGCAAAGGATTGAGGATGTGTATGAGAGGGCTATAGCAAATTTACCTCCTGCTCAGGAGAAACGCTACTGGCAGCGATACATATACATGTG gattaattatgttttgtatGAGGAGCTTGATGCCCAGGATGTTGACCGAACAAGAGACATATATAA CTTGTGCCTGAAGATGATTCCTCATGAGAAGTTTTCTTTTGCAAAGATTTGGCTGATGGCCGCACAATTTGAAATACGGCAATTAAATATTGATCGGGCTCGGAAAATATTGGGGTCAGCAATTGGTATGGCTCCCAAAGATAAG ATCTTTAAGAAGTATATTGAGATAGAGCTGCAACTTGGTAACATAGAACGGTGCAGGAAACTTTATGAAAAGTACTTGGAGTGGTCTCCCGAGAACTGTTATGCATGGAGCAAGTATGCCGAGTTGGAGAGATCCTTGTCAGAAACTGAACGCGCCAGAGCTCTTTTTGAGCTTGCAATTGACCAACCTGCTCTAGATATGCCAGAGTTATTATGGAAG GCATACATCGACTTTGAGATTTCTGAATCCGAGTATGAAAGAACTAGAGCTCTTTATGAGAGGCTTTTGAACCGAACTAAACATTTGAAGGTGTGGATCAGTTATGCCAAGTTTGAGGCTTCTGCTATGGAAGAGGTCCTTCTAGACTCAGAATTGTCTGAGAGTGAATATAAGAAAAAATGCCTTGAGCGTGCCAGAG CTGTGTTTGAAAGGGCCCTTAGCTATTTTAGAACTTCTGCCCCTGAATTGAAAGAGGAAAGGGCAATGCTTTTGGATGAGTGGTTGAACACGGAGAAAGGTTTTGGTGAGCTTGGTAATGTGGATTTGGTTACTGCTAAGCTTCCAAAGAAGCTAAAAAAGAGAAGGCACATAGAAACTGAGGATGGTCCAGCTGG GTATGAGGAGTATATTGACTACCTATTCCCAGAAGAAACACAGACGACGAATCTTAAAATTTTGGAAGCAGCATACAAGTGGAAGAAGCAGAAGATTGTTTCTGACGATGATTAG
- the LOC131024817 gene encoding uncharacterized protein LOC131024817 isoform X2 has translation MANARESDPNLGYLTKKETEVKLPRPTRVKNKTPASIQITAEQILREARERQEAEIRPPKQKITDSTELGDYRLRKRKEFEDLIRRVRWNKSVWVKYAKWEESQKDFARARSVWERALEVDYRDHTLWLKYADFEMKNKFVNHARNVWDHATQLLPRVDQLWYKYIHMEEILGNVAAARQIFERWMKWMPDQQGWLSYIKFELRYNEVERAREIFERFVDCHPKVSAWIRFSKFEMKNGEIARARNCYERAVNKLGDDEEAEELFVAFAEFEEKCKETERARCIYKFALDHIPKGRAEELYKKFVAFEKQYGDREGIEDAIVGKRRFQYEDEVRKNPLNYDVWFDYIRLEESCGDRQRIEDVYERAIANLPPAQEKRYWQRYIYMWINYVLYEELDAQDVDRTRDIYNLCLKMIPHEKFSFAKIWLMAAQFEIRQLNIDRARKILGSAIGMAPKDKETL, from the exons ATGGCTAACGCGAGAGAATCCGATCCGAATTTGGGCTATCTAACGAAGAAGGAAACGGAGGTGAAGCTGCCTCGACCTACCCGCGTCAAGAACAAGACGCCGGCTTCGATACAAATCACTGCCGAGCAAATCCTCCGCGAAGCTCGAGAGCGTCAGGAGGCAGAAATCCGGCCGCCAAAGCAGAAAATAACCGACTCCACCGAGCTCGGAGATTACCGGCTCCGGAAACGCAAGGAATTCGAAGATTTAATTCGAAGAGTGCGGTGGAACAAGAGTGTGTGGGTGAAGTATGCGAAATGGGAAGAGTCGCAGAAGGATTTCGCCCGAGCTCGGTCAGTGTGGGAGCGCGCGCTGGAGGTGGATTATAGGGACCATACATTGTGGTTGAAGTATGCTGATTTTGAGATGAAGAATAAGTTTGTCAATCACGCTCGGAATGTATGGGATCATGCGACGCAGTTGTTGCCGAGGGTGGATCAGCTGTGGTACAAGTATATTCACATGGAGGAGATTTTGGGGAATGTGGCTGCCGCGAGGCAGATTTTTGAGAGGTGGATGAAGTGGATGCCTGATCAGCAAGGATGGCTTTCGTATATTAAGTTTGAACTCAGGTATAATGAGGTTGAAAGGGCCAGAGAGATTTTTGAGCGTTTTGTGGACTGTCACCCCAAGGTCAGTGCGTGGATTAGGTTTTCTAAGTTTGAGATGAAGAATGGGGAGATAGCGCGTGCGAGGAATTGTTACGAGAGGGCCGTGAATAAGTTGGGGGATGATGAGGAGGCAGAGGAGTTGTTTGTAGCATTTGCAGAGTTTGAAGAGAAATGTAAGGAGACAGAAAGAGCTAGATGCATATATAAGTTTGCACTAGATCATATTCCAAAGGGACGGGCAGAAGAGCTGTATAAGAAGTTTGTTGCATTTGAGAAGCAATATGGTGACAGGGAAGGAATTGAGGATGCTATTGTTGGAAAGAGGAGGTTTCAGTATGAGGATGAGGTCAGGAAGAACCCACTTAATTATGATGTGTGGTTTGATTATATTCGATTGGAAGAGAGTTGTGGGGACAGGCAAAGGATTGAGGATGTGTATGAGAGGGCTATAGCAAATTTACCTCCTGCTCAGGAGAAACGCTACTGGCAGCGATACATATACATGTG gattaattatgttttgtatGAGGAGCTTGATGCCCAGGATGTTGACCGAACAAGAGACATATATAA CTTGTGCCTGAAGATGATTCCTCATGAGAAGTTTTCTTTTGCAAAGATTTGGCTGATGGCCGCACAATTTGAAATACGGCAATTAAATATTGATCGGGCTCGGAAAATATTGGGGTCAGCAATTGGTATGGCTCCCAAAGATAAG GAAACTTTATGA
- the LOC131024815 gene encoding leucine-rich repeat receptor protein kinase HPCA1-like isoform X2 gives MCWAIRLCCLVALVRVLGVVASTNNIDDYVGLRALMDGWDNFPPNWDGADPCGSGWEGISCNNGGRVDSITLASINISGQLASDIDKLSDLKILDLSYNTGITGELPSSIGNLKNLTSLIVVGCGFSGQIPPSIGSLQKLVYLSLNLNNFIGEIPASIGNLSNLFWLDIADNKLTGSIPVSKGSTPGLDMLVSAKHFHFGGNQLSGQIPPQLFSSKLPLKHLLLENNRLTGSIPSSLGLVQTLEVIRLDKNLLSGAVPDNLNNLSNIQELYLANNKLTGPLPNLTAMHSLNYVDLSNNTFEETDVPPWFLSLQSLTSLIMENTHIKGELPVSLFSLAQLQTVVLRKNHINGTLNIGSNLNDQLKLIDLQNNFIDAFSPRAGYTAEIILVGNPICNEGITEEYCTVSQNRSDDTYELPNKDCPADLKCSNGEILSPTCKCAYPYSGSLRFRAPSFSDYGSTSTYESLEAALIESFKLHEQPVDSVSILVNPMKNAVGYLVLGLHIFPSDQPYFTRTGIVEIGFMLSNQTFKPPHEFGPFFFKGDVYQYFPDLIGDKHKSSLSKEVIIGAAVGACLLLLLLVVAGVYAFRQKKIAKTASKRSDPFDSGGVPQLKGGRSFTFEEIKKCTNNFSTTNEIGSGGYGKVYRGTLVNGQLVAIKRAQQGSTQGAMEFKTEIELLSRVHHKNVVGLVGFCFDKGEQMLIYEYVTNGTLKDSLTGKTGIRLDWSRRLRIALGAGRGVHYLHEQANPPIIHRDIKSNNILLDERLNAKVADFGLSKSKPMSEQDKSHLTTQVKGTMGYLDPEYYMTQQLTEKSDVYSFGVVMLELLTSRTPIMKGKYVVREVKEALDKSKNLYNLEPVLDPIVASNVAPGSVERFVDVALRCVQESGVNRPNMSEVVKEIENIMDIAGLNPSNESASTSDNYEGISKGSKDPYANESLFSYSGDYSPAKSESK, from the exons ATGTGTTGGGCGATTCGTCTTTGTTGTCTCGTTGCTTTGGTTCGAGTTCTTGGTGTAGTAGCTTCGACGAATAATATAGATGATT ATGTTGGTCTGAGGGCTTTGATGGATGGCTGGGATAACTTTCCACCAAATTGGGACGGCGCTGATCCATGTGGAAGTGGTTGGGAAGGGATCAGCTGCAACAACGGTGGTCGCGTTGATTCCAT CACTTTAGCAAGCATAAATATAAGCGGTCAGCTAGCATCAGACATTGATAAACTATCTGACTTGAAGATTTT GGATCTTTCGTATAACACAGGCATCACCGGAGAGCTTCCTTCATCAATAGGAAATTTGAAGAACTTGACCAGCTT AATCGTCGTTGGTTGTGGATTTAGCGGCCAGATACCACCCTCAATCGGATCTCTACAAAAGCTGGTTTACCT GTCCCTCAACTTGAACAACTTCATTGGTGAGATCCCGGCTTCCATTGGTAATTTGTCGAATCTTTTTTGGCTTGACATAGCTGATAACAAGCTCACCGGAAGCATCCCCGTCTCCAAGGGAAGCACGCCAGGCCTTGATATGCTTGTTTCTGCAAAGCACTT CCATTTTGGAGGGAATCAGTTGTCTGGTCAAATACCACCTCAGCTATTCAGCTCAAAGCTACCTCTTAAACATTT GCTTCTCGAAAACAATCGGCTTACTGGCAGCATTCCCTCCTCATTGGGGCTAGTACAGACTTTGGAGGTTAT ACGGCTTGACAAGAACTTGTTAAGTGGAGCTGTTCCAGACAACCTCAACAACCTCAGCAACATCCAAGAGCT GTACTTGGCAAACAATAAGCTGACAGGACCTTTGCCCAACCTTACCGCCATGCATTCCCTCAACTACGT GGACTTAAGCAATAATACTTTCGAAGAAACGGATGTTCCACCGTGGTTCTTATCTCTGCAGTCCTTGACTTCACT GATAATGGAGAACACACACATTAAAGGGGAACTGCCTGTTTCCTTGTTTAGCCTTGCTCAGCTGCAAACTGT CGTATTGAGGAAAAATCATATAAACGGCACGTTGAATATTGGCTCCAACCTCAACGACCAACTGAAGTTGATTGATCTGCAAAACAACTTCATTGATGCATTCTCTCCAAGAGCTGGTTATACTGCTGAAATAAT TCTTGTTGGAAATCCAATATGTAATGAAGGAATCACAGAGGAATACTGCACCGTCTCTCAAAACCGGTCTGATGACACATACGAGTTGCCAAATAAAGACTGCCCAGCTGATTTAAAATGTAGCAATGGTGAGATTTTAAGTCCAACCTGCAAATGTGCATATCCTTACTCGGGAAGCTTGAGATTTCGGGCGCCTTCCTTCTCTGACTACGGAAGCACAAGTACGTACGAATCACTTGAAGCAGCACTGATTGAATCATTCAAGTTACATGAGCAGCCCGTGGATTCAGTATCAATATTGGTTAATCCAATGAAGAATGCCGTTGGCTATCTTGTGTTGGGTCTTCACATCTTCCCCTCCGATCAGCCTTACTTCACCCGGACAGGGATTGTTGAAATAGGATTCATGCTAAGCAATCAAACTTTCAAGCCTCCACATGAGTTTGGACCCTTTTTTTTCAAGGGAGATGTATACCAATACTTTCCAG ACCTCATTGGAGATAAGCACAAATCAAGTCTAAGCAAGGAGGTTATCATTGGAGCCGCGGTTGGTGCATGCCTTCTGCTTCTGTTGCTGGTGGTGGCCGGAGTTTATGCATTCCGTCAGAAGAAAATAGCCAAAACAGCTTCCAAAAGGAGTGATCCGTTTG ACAGCGGTGGAGTTCCGCAGTTGAAAGGAGGCAGAAGCTTCACGTTCGAGGAAATCAAGAAATGCACCAACAACTTCTCTACAACGAATGAGATTGGAAGTGGTGGCTATGGAAAG GTATACAGAGGAACACTTGTGAATGGACAGCTAGTTGCAATAAAAAGAGCTCAGCAAGGGTCAACACAGGGGGCAATGGAGTTCAAGACTGAGATTGAGCTTCTCTCAAGGGTTCATCACAAAAACGTCGTAGGTTTAGTCGGTTTTTGTTTCGACAAAGGTGAACAGATGTTGATCTACGAGTATGTCACCAACGGCACGTTGAAGGATAGTCTCACCG GGAAAACGGGGATCAGGTTGGACTGGAGTAGAAGGCTGAGAATAGCTCTTGGAGCAGGCAGAGGGGTGCATTATTTGCATGAGCAAGCAAACCCTCCCATCATACATAGGGATATTAAATCAAACAATATCTTATTGGATGAACGTTTGAACGCCAAAGTAGCAGATTTTGGTCTCTCTAAGTCTAAGCCAATGTCTGAACAGGACAAGAGTCATCTCACCACTCAAGTTAAAGGCACAATG GGCTACTTGGACCCCGAATACTACATGACGCAGCAGTTGACTGAGAAGAGCGACGTGTACAGCTTTGGAGTGGTGATGCTGGAGCTTCTGACATCGAGAACCCCTATCATGAAGGGAAAATACGTGGTGAGGGAGGTCAAGGAGGCGCTCGACAAGAGCAAGAATTTGTACAACCTCGAGCCCGTCCTGGACCCAATAGTGGCGTCCAACGTGGCGCCCGGGAGCGTGGAGAGGTTCGTTGATGTGGCGCTGAGGTGTGTCCAGGAATCGGGCGTTAATAGGCCGAACATGAGTGAGGTGGTGAAGGAGATCGAGAACATCATGGATATTGCAGGATTGAATCCTAGTAATGAATCTGCATCAACATCAGACAATTATGAAGGAATCAGTAAAGGATCCAAGGATCCTTATGCTAATGAAAGCCTGTTTTCATACAGTGGGGATTATTCTCCGGCCAAGTCGGAATCCAAGTAG